One Megamonas hypermegale genomic window carries:
- a CDS encoding IS3 family transposase (programmed frameshift), whose protein sequence is MTKYSNEFKVKAIKMVLKGDSISHVSKILNMPNTASLCRWISHYEHDGISQLLHKNRKYTPIFKQKVIEYKWLHHLSLNQTAAKFSIPNTGTISTWEKLYSSYGFSGLVSKKRGRPSMKKSKNKVNKPKKELSYVEKLEQEVYQLRMENDLLKKWHALMKQWEKEKTLVLVIAKLRKKYTLKALLNYTKLAKSTYYDALKKLSKEDKYKGLKTLIHNICNKNHGRYGYRRVTLQLHKQGIKVNHKVVMRLMKEENLTCKVRAKKYKSYRGQEGKIAKNILNRNFKASKPNEKWATDVTEFALCNEKIYLSPIIDLYNGEIISYKISKRPILKQVLDMVEDATRKIKETKGIILHSDQGWQYQNKRYQELLKEKGIIQSMSRKGNCLDNAVIENFFGLLKSELFYLKKFKSVEDFIKELKSYIKYYNTKRIKIKLKGLSPVEYRTKSQLVA, encoded by the exons ATGACTAAATACTCAAATGAATTTAAAGTTAAAGCAATTAAAATGGTTTTAAAAGGAGATTCTATTTCTCATGTATCTAAAATTCTAAACATGCCAAATACAGCTTCTCTTTGTAGATGGATATCTCATTATGAACATGATGGCATTTCACAACTTCTTCATAAAAATCGTAAATATACTCCTATCTTTAAGCAAAAAGTTATTGAATATAAATGGCTACATCATTTATCATTAAATCAAACAGCAGCCAAATTTTCCATTCCTAATACTGGTACAATTTCTACATGGGAAAAATTGTATAGCTCTTATGGATTTTCTGGCTTAGTTTCTAAGAAACGAGGTAGACCATCTATGAAAAAATCTAAAAACAAAGTTAACAAACCTAAAAAAGAACTTTCTTATGTTGAAAAATTGGAACAAGAAGTTTATCAATTAAGGATGGAAAATGACCTATTAAAAAAGTGGCATGCCTTAATGAAGCAATGGGAAAAGGAA AAGACACTAGTTTTAGTAATTGCTAAATTAAGGAAAAAATATACTCTAAAAGCCCTATTAAACTATACAAAATTAGCTAAAAGCACATATTATGATGCATTAAAAAAATTATCAAAAGAAGACAAATATAAAGGATTAAAAACATTAATTCATAATATTTGTAATAAAAATCATGGAAGATATGGATATAGAAGAGTAACTTTGCAACTGCATAAACAAGGAATAAAAGTCAATCATAAAGTAGTTATGAGATTAATGAAAGAAGAAAATTTAACATGTAAAGTAAGAGCAAAGAAATATAAATCTTATAGAGGGCAAGAAGGGAAAATAGCTAAAAATATATTAAATAGAAATTTCAAAGCATCAAAACCAAACGAAAAATGGGCAACGGATGTAACAGAATTTGCATTATGTAATGAAAAAATATACTTATCACCAATAATAGATTTATATAACGGAGAAATAATAAGTTATAAAATATCGAAAAGACCAATACTAAAGCAAGTATTAGATATGGTAGAAGATGCAACAAGAAAGATAAAAGAAACGAAAGGAATAATTCTACATTCAGACCAAGGATGGCAGTATCAGAATAAAAGATATCAGGAGTTATTAAAAGAAAAAGGCATTATCCAAAGCATGAGCCGAAAAGGAAATTGCTTAGATAATGCCGTAATAGAAAATTTCTTTGGTTTATTAAAAAGCGAATTGTTCTATTTAAAAAAATTCAAATCCGTTGAAGATTTTATAAAAGAGTTAAAATCTTATATAAAATATTATAATACAAAACGGATAAAGATAAAACTAAAAGGACTTAGTCCCGTAGAATATAGAACTAAGTCTCAATTAGTAGCTTAA